The Candidatus Dadabacteria bacterium sequence TCCCTATGTTGGTGATACTTTCGTGGAAGCCGTCGGGAAGCCTGATGTAGGTGGCGTAAACCCCCGGCTTGGGAAGAATCTCCCATTTGGTCTCAATGTTAATCGTAGGAAAACCCAGTTTTCTGCCTCTTCTCTCACCTTCCACTACGACGCCCTCTATGTAGTAATCGTAACCGAAAAACCGGTTCGCCTCGCTGATTTCCCCGTCTTTTACAAGGTTCCTTATAGCGCTGCTGCTTACCACCTGATCATCTACCCGAGCCACTTCTGCAACTACCGTATTAAAGCCATAGGTTTCTCCCATGGAACGGAGGAGATCGACATTCCCCTTTCTTTTGTGTCCGAAAGAAAATCCCGGACCCACTACTATGTCCTTTATCCTGAGACGCTCAAGGAGGATATCTTTTATGAAATTCTCCGCGCTTACCTTTGAGAGCTCACGGGTGAAGTTAAGACAGATAACCGCATCAATCCCAGTAGCCTCAAGCATCTCGAACCTCCACCCTAACGGGAAGATGAGAGAAAGTTCCTTTCTGCCGAGAACTTTCTGCGGATGGGGATTGAATGTAATTACGCAGGAACGTGTTGAATTTTCCCGCGAACGGAGTTTTGCAGCCTCTATTATCTCTTTGTGTCCGAGATGAATGCCGTCAAAATTTCCAATGCCCGCCGAGGTCTCGAAATCCAGAGGCTGCTTGGGATCAACAATAATCTTCATGTTTTCCGAAAACCGATACCGTAAAAAACAAATACCCGCCGGAGGCGGGGAAGGAAAGAATGCAATATTAGCATCTAATGCTTACTAGATTACATTCAGTTTTGCCAATTTTCAAAAGGAACTTATCTATTCTTTCTTGATCTAATTTAGGGGAATGAAAAAATTCTTCCTAGTTAATAAAAGCATTGTCTTTGTATGGTTACTAACCGAGAAACTATTCCGTTAAGCTGGATGCAACTTTCTCTACCTCTTCCAGAAAGACGGCATAAGTAGCACCAGAACCGTGTAGAGTTCAAGTCTTCCTATGATCATTGCCAGCGATAAAATGATTTTCGTAGGCGACCCAAGGTGGGCATAATGATTTGCCGGACCAACCTCATCAAAAGCAGGGCCAACGTTGGTTATGGAAGCAGCCGCAGCCGAGACGGCAGATTCCAAAGATATGTCCTCAAGCATAAGAACCACAAAAGCAATGAAGCCGCAAAGAAGAATGTAAAGGATAAAGAAGCTTGTTATGCTTGCGACCGCCTTCTCGTTTATTGTCTTTCCCCCTATGGTTATTGGAGAAACCACATTCGGATAAACGAGTCTTCGTATCTCTCTATGTGCTTTTTTGAAAAGCACCATAATTCTCAGCCCCTTTACCGACCCGGAAGTCGACCCCGCGCACGCGCCGAAGAACATCAGCATGAAAATCACCCATTTCACGAAAGCCGGCCATGCGTCAAAATCCGTGGTGGTAAATCCGGTTGTGGTGATAATTGAAACCACCTGGAAAGAAGCGTAGCGCAGGGACTCGGAGAAGGTTCCGTAAACACCGGTCTGGATGAGCTCTAGAGCAATGAACATCGTCGCGGCAATTACAAAGAAGAGATAGAACCGAAACTCGGAGTTCCTCAGAAGCTTCCCCGGTCTCCCGGTAAAAAAGTAGAAATGAAGTAGGAAGCTAGTTCCGCCTAGGAACATGAAAAGCGTAATCAGCCCTTGTATGTAGCCGCTGTCATAAGCCCCTATGCTTGCATCCCTACAGGAAAAACCCCCGGTCGAGAGGGTGCTGAAAGAATGCGTCAGAGCTTCGAAAAAACTCATTCCGCCGAAAATGAGAAGCACCGTCAACACGGCAGTAAGGGCAATGTATACAATCCAGAGTTTCTTGGCCGTCTCGGCTATTTTGGGAGCGAACTTCTCAGTAGTCGGTCCCGTGGTCTCAAGCCCCATTAGCTGCGCCCCGCCGACAAAAAGTCTGGGGAAAATCGCGATTCCCAGAACTATTATTCCCATGCCGCCAAGCCACTGAGTAAAGTTCCTCCAGAAAAGAATTCCCTTGGGAAGCCACTCAATGGACACAAGCGCGGTGGCTCCTGTGGTTGTAAAACCCGCGGTCGATTCGAAAAGCGCGTCGACCGGGCTGGCGAACACCCCGTAAACATAATAAGGAATGGCGCCGAAAATGCTTGCAAAAATCCAGCAAAGCGCCGCAATCAAAAAACCTTCTCTTCTTCGTATTTCAGTCGGAGTTTCAGGAATGCGGCAAATAACCATAAGCGCAAGACCAGCAAGTGATGTTATAAGCGCTGAGATCAGGAAAGCAGAGAGATCGTCCTCCGGGTAAAAAAGCGTGCAGACAGCCGGCACGAGCATCAGCAGCCCGAGATACATCACGAACTTTCCCGTGATCTGAAAACAGAACCTAACGTTCACGAAACCAGTATCTCTTCAACCTTTTGCACGGCGGTCGGCAGGAAGAACACCACCAGACGGTCCCCGACCTGCGCGGCGAAATCCCCGCCGGGGAATATCGGCTTCCCGTCCCTTATGCAAACGCCTATGACCGAATCGTGCGGCATTTTGCACTCAGAAAGGGGTATCCCGAGAATCTTAGTATGCTCGGTTACATCAAACTCGAGAATCTCTCCCGCTCCCTCGTAAAGAAGCGCTATGTTAGCCTCTCCACCGAGATGAAGCGAGTTCAGGATACCATTCGCCACAGCCATGTTCGCGCTTATGGCCCTGTCGATACCGATAGCTTCGAGCACTTCCACGTAATCGGGATTCGAATAAAGTACGGTGCATCGATCAATGCCGAGATTTTTCGCGAGAAGCGCGCTGAGAACATTGTTTTCATCGTCGCCGGTAAGCGCAAGCAGGTAATCGCTTTTTTCAACTCCGGCTTCTTTAAGTATCTCGAGATCGGTTCCGTCACCTTCAAATACCATCACTCCGACAAGCTCCTCGGCCGCAGCCCTGGCCCTTTCATGATCGCTCTCAATGAGTCTTACGGAAAGTCCATTAGCGTGAAGTGCGGAAGCCACTTCGCACCCCACCCTGCCCGCGCCGACTATGATAACGGAGTGGACCTTCTGGATTTTCAGGTTAAAAAGCTTTTTAAGCTTCTCAAGTGCCGAAGGAACCCCAAGAGCAAATACAAAATCTCCCGGGCGAAGTTCCGTATCTCCCCGCGGAATAGTTATCTTGTGATCCCTCTGCAACCCGACGAAAGTCCAGTTCCTTGGACTGCTAACGAAATTTTTCAGCTTCTCGTTTATTATGGGCACCCCTTCATCCACCCGGAGTTTGAGAAGCTCTATCTGTCCGCTTGCGAAAAACTCCACCCTCCCCGCGAAAGGAGCGCTTATAAGCGCGCTTATCTTCTCCGAGATTATACTGCTTGAGCTTATTAGCGAGATGTTCGAGTCTTCTATGACTCTCTGGTACTCGGCATACTTCGCGTTTTTTACCTCGGCAACGATCTTCTTGACCCCCGAGGCATGGGCGATAAACGAGGCAAGTATATTCGTTCTGTAATCTCCGGTAACCGCAAGAACTACATCGGCCTTTTCTATCTCCGCCTGTCTCAGGACAGCGGGATCGTCCCCGGTTCCCTCAATTGCCAAGACATCCTGGGTTTCCTTGGCCTTGGCTATGAGTTCCGCGTCTTTCTCAATAACCACAACTTCCTGGCTCTTGGAAAGCTCCTTTGAGAGGAAATTTCCAACCTGCCCCAGACCTATTATCAGAATTCTCCGCATAGCAGCAAATTAACCCCGCGCACGCTCCACCAAGACGCCACCTGAGAGCTGGAACAGCCTTATCCCGAAAACAACCACTAACAGCAAGGCCACAAGCTGCGCCTGGGAAAGACCCCCTATAAAGCTCGGAGTAGTCTCCCTTATAAACTCGATCAGAAATCTTTGGGTGCCGAGAATCACGAACCCCACTGCCGAGACAAAACCCGTGGGATGGTTTTGGGTTCTGATTTTCCAGAGAAAGGCAAAAAGCAAGGCCATAAACAAGGTATCGTAGATCTGCGTGGGATGGACACTGACGACTCTCTCGGAAAAAGAAACTGCCCAAGGCAAGGAGCACACGGTTCCGTAATCGCAGCCGTTGAGAAAACATCCTATCCTTCCGACCCCGTGACCAAGGATAAGTGCGGGGCATACTATATCGAGAAGCACTTGGAAATCCGTTTTTTTAAGGCTTGAAACAATCCACAGGGCACAAAATACCCCGACCAGACCTCCTACCGAAGCGTACCCCGAGGCGAAATAGCGCGCCGGGTTAGCAAGAAATTCGGTCAAAGTGACGTTCTGGTAAAGAAAAAGGATCTTGGCTCCCACAAGCCCGGCGATAAAGCACGCAAGCAGGAGAGTAGAAGGAAGTGTCGGGTCCATTTTCCTGCGGCTTACATCCGCGGAAACCACCCAGTAACCAACCAGATATGCGAGCGCGAGAAATACCGAATACGAATAGATGACCAGACCTCCGCCGAGATCTAAGAGTACCGGATACATATGGTGTCTCCCTGGATTACTCTTCTTTCAGAAGAGAATCCAAGTTTAGCAGGGGTACAGCGTCGCCACCCGAGAATCTGGGAAGGGTGCCGTCCCACTTCTCCGCTATTCGAAGTTGAATAATCTGCGGGTTGTTCCGAAGCGCCTTGGCTTCTCTCTCGATCGCCGCGGCTCTTGCCTTGGAAGCCACTTCTATCTCGAAAGCCTGGGCGCTTGCGGCGAGCTTTTTCTCCTCCGCGGCGGCTTCAGCCTGAGTTACTCTTCTTATTTTCTCGTTTTTGGCCTGAAGCGCTTCCTGCTCCGCCTTTACCTTGAGTTCAATCGCCTTGTTGAACTCATCCGAGAAATCAAAGTCCGTTATGGCGATGTTGGCTATTCTAAGAGCATTGGGAGAAATCCCCTTCTCGTCCAGAGTAATTGATATGAAATTGTTTATGGCCTCCTGTATCTCGACTTTTACCTCGGCCCTCTTGGTAACCAACTGCTCGGCGGTGTACTTGGCCGTAATGGCCTTTACGGATTCCTGTATCGCGGGTTCTATGAGCGTCAGCGACACAGTATTTCTTTTCCCTATCTTCTGAAATATAACGGGAGCAAGTTCTCCCGTAATGGAATACTGGAGAGTAACTTGAGTCTGTACCGTCTGAAGATCCTTGGAAGCAGAAACAGCCTTGGCACTCGCCGCGGTAAGACGGATATCGATCTGTTCAACCTTATCCATGAAAGGTTTTTTCATATGGAATCCTTCGGGAAGCGCCTTGGGCTGGACGGCGCCAAGGGTCCGCACGACACCAACATGTCCGCTTTCCACTATCACGAAAACCCCCGTCACCAGAAAAAACAGCAGGATAAAAATTATCGGGTAAAAAATATTAAGTTTGGGCAACTGCCGCCTAACTCTCATAAACATACCTCCGTTATATGCTACGTGCTCATAACATTATAACAACAGTTATCCGAAAACATAGACCCATAAAAAAGTCTGGATCCTGAGGTTCACTGGAGAGCCTCCCTTGCATCTTTTATGAAAAGGCGGGGCTCCCTCTCCCCGCTTCGGACATTAAAGCGCAGAGAAAAGACCAGGTCCATTTTTTCGGGGAGGCGTTTTTGGGAAGCGTAAAACCAGATGCAGCTGAACACAGGACCGTTTTTTTTCACTCTGAACATGACATGCTGGTTCTTAAGCAGGTTCTGACTCACCACAGAAACGGCCTTCGAGAGAAAAAGGGGTTCGGGATTTCCCTCTCCGAAAGGCGATAGGCTTTCAATCTCAGAAACAAGGGTGTCATCTATGGAAGCAAGGCTTATTTCTGAGTCTATATTAAGCTTGCTCTCAGGTTTCTGGCCGCTTTTTTCAAGTTCTTCTAAAAATCGCTCCCTGAAAAGATCGACCTTCTCCTCAAGAATCGTCACTCCTGCCGCGTAGGCGTGTCCGCCGAACTCAACGAGAAGATCTCTGCACTTTGAGAGAACGGAAAATATGTTGATTCCTCCGAAGGACCTCCCGCTTCCTCTGCCCACGCCCTTTTCGTCTACCGAGATGAGAAAAGCGGGTTTTCCGTAAGATCCGGCCAAGGAAGAAGCCACGATACCTACGACTCCCCTGTGCCATTCGCGAGACGAAAGAACAAGGGAATTGCTATTTGAGTACTCGGGAACCGACTCAACCATCCGGGTCGCGTCGTTCAGTATTCTTTCTTCAATACCGCGACGCTCGGAGTTGCGTTTGTCAAGAAATTCCGCGAGCAAGAAAGCGTCCTCTTCGCTGTCGGCAAGAAGAAGCTCAACCGCCTTGTCCGCGGAATCAAGCCTCCCCACCGCATTTATCCTGGGACCGAGACGAAAGCCGAGATCAAATACCTCTATGCCGTCGCTTATGCCGCTTACCTCTTTAAGGGCCCACAGGCCCAGACGCTTGGGACTCCGCATTCTTTTAAGACCTTCTTTCAGCATGACTCTGTTCACATTCCCCACCGGTACGCGGTCAGAGACGGTCCCAAGCGAAACAAGATCTAGAAAATCTCCCATGTTAGGTTCCTCGACGGTCTCGAAGAATCCATCCTCCCTCAGGGTTCTTCTAAGGGCCAGAGCGAGGTTAAACGCTACTCCGACGCCCGAAACCTCTTTTCCCGGGTACCTGCAGTCCGCCTGACGGGGATTGAGAACGGCGACAGCCTCGGGCAACTGGCCACAGAAGTTGTGATGATCCGTAACTATGAAATCCATTCCCAGCGCGCGCGCCTGCGCCACTTCATCCACCGCCGTGATTCCGCAGTCAACCGAGATTACGAGGTTTACCTGCCTCTCCTTAAGATCGCGAAGCGCCTTGGAGTTCACTCCGTAACCCTCTTTGAACCTGTCGGGAATATAGTAGGTAACGTCGCAGCCGAGGGCTCTCAGAAAACCCGTCAGAAGAGAGGTAGCCGTGACGCCGTCAACATCGTAGTCTCCGTAAACGGCGATTTTTTCCTTTTCGTAAACGCACCTGCAAAGGCGCGCCACCGCCTCCTCCATGCCTTTCATCAGGAAGGGGGAAGGCAGGTCCGAGAGGGACGCGGAAAGAAACGCCTCGGCGTCTTGAGCGGAATTTATTCCCCTATTTACCAGAAGTCCCGCGGTTATCGGCAGGATGCCGAGCTTTGCCGAAATCCTCTCAACCGGCCCCTTAGCCGGTTTTGCCACTACCCATTTTCTTTTATTCATAAGAATTCCGCGGAGAAGAGTTCAGGAAGAGACGCTTTCTTTTCTCAGGTGCTCAGCCAGTCCCAAAAGCCCGAGGTAATAACTGTGCGCCCCGAAACCCGATACCACGCCGAGCGATACTCCCGAGACAAACGATTTCTGCCTGAAGTCCTCCCTTTTGTATATGTTGGAAATATGAACTTCCACAACAGGCATTCCGGTTGAGAGTATGGCGTCCCTTATGGCTACACTTGTATGTGTATAGGCACCGGGGTTTATGACTATTCCGTCGAACTTCCCGTAGGCATCCTGTATGGCGGTGACTATCTCCCCCTCTGAATTCGACTGGAAGAAGCAAAGTCCGACATCTCCGCCCACAGAATCGGTTTTCGAAGAAAGAAAAGATTCAATCTCAGAGAGGGTAAGACTTCCGTAAATCTCAGGTTCCCTCTTGCCCAGCATATTGAGATTCGGACCATTTACGACAAGGATTTCCATGGGACAAAATACCGAGAGTAATGATAATTAAAAGGCTGAGAAAAACCAAGCGAGGTCGCCATTCAGTCTTGCTCAATTGAGAAGAAAATGCCTGTTTGCAGGGGACGTTACCGCAAGGCGGGAACCTTTCCCGGGATGTTCATCCTTGTATGCCCTTACTCGATAACAAAAACGTCATCGCCGATTTCTTCTCCGATTTCCGTGTTCCTGCGGATAATGTCGGCAAGCTTCGTTTCCCGCACTTCTTTTAGTTCCTCCGGCGACAAAGTGCGCTGGTACCAGAAACGGTCGCCATCGCGCAATACCCTGAACTGGTGGGATATGATCGTGTGAAAAAGCTCGCCGAGCATGGATTTACCATAACGATCTTCGACAATTCCCGCACTCCAGATATCCATGTTGTCCGTATTGTCCGTACCATCTTCACTGGTTCCATAGGCCTCGCGAAGCCTTCTCTCTACATCCGGGTCGGAAGTTATGTAGGAGAAACTTTCCTTCCGCTCAAGTCCAAGCTCTTCACGCATGTCGTTGTAGCTCGGCAGCCCGTGATCCCTGCCGCGGTGAATGTTGAGGGTTACAAGATCAAGACCCTGAAGCGACGGTGCTCCAGTCGGGAATATGTCTATGAACAGGAAGTTTCGGACGTCATCAACGATGAAAGCATCCACTCTCTGGTGCTTGCTGGTAGCAAAACCTCTGAGTATCGAGTCGATACCCTCGTCCTCAACTATCTCCGGTTTGAAAAAAGCATCTTTCAGTGCCACCGCCCGGGTCTCATTGCCCTGTGCGTCGACAAGTGGAATTTCCGGATCAAGGAAAGTGTGCCCTACCCGGAAGGCGGCGGAGGTGAATACATTCGCAATGCCTGAGGGAGTTGAATCATCATAACCAGAGTAAGGAGGGAGAGCGTCGGGTCCCAGCAGTCGGGGCAGAAATTCATTATAGGTAATCGCCTGTATTTGGGCTCCGATTATCCGTCTTGTTCGCTGGTAGATTTCCTCACCGGACAAATCGGGGTTCTGCGAGGCAATTTCTTCGGCAAACCTGTTATGCTCACGCATGAAAAGCGTCTGGATTGAGAGAATACCTATATTCTCGTTAGCCCGTTCATCCCCTGCAAGGAAAAAAGTTGAGAACTGGAAACGAGAGTTGCGGAACTGCTGCTCATTATAGGGCAGAAAGTTCCCGTCGGATGTCTTGAGCTTGCCAGTTCCATCGTTTGTCCGTAACGCGTTCGCACGTATCGTATCGGAGCCGTAAACGGTCGACGCGTCAATCCATCCTGTGACTGCATTTATTTGCTGGCGAGGATTATCGATTGCCGTGCCTGTATCAGGATCATGTACGGAGCGATTGAAAAATATTTCAGCCGTGCCCGTTCCCTGTGGATCAAAGATTTCGTCGCCATTGGGAATCTTAATGTTGGCCGGGTCGTTTCTGAAATCATCTGTAAAAGTGACATCATGGTCAATGAACTGCCCCCACAGCCACATGAAATTGGTTGTTGAGTCCGGATTGGAAATCAGTTCTTCCTGAGAGTGTACAATGTTGCTGATGTTTCTGGGATTGGGGCGGCGCGGTCCTGCAAAAGAACTTATTCCGTCAGCGTAGGCGGGCCGGGCAAGGCGAACGAATTGAGCGCCAGCCTTATTCATCTGCGGACTTCTTAGATTGTTGCCACTTCCATCAATAGTTCTGTATTCGGTCCTTCCGGATTCATTCCCGTTCCCGCCTGACCCGCAGGAACTCATCGGCACGGCGAAAAGAGCGCAAAGCAATAAAATACTGAGCAAATTCAGATGCTGCGGAGACAGAAAAGACCAATTCATCTCAGCAGGCATTTCCATGATTTTTCCTATGCTGCGCACCCCGTCTGCCTGCCAGAAAAATCAGGAGCAGCACAAAAAACGTCAGAGCGAACTCAGGGATACCGTTGTTGAGTCCGCTGCCCGAAGCAACAAAGCATCCTCCACCGCTTTCCCCTTGGGCAGGTTCACTTCTCTGTACCGGCACCGGTTCACTTGTCAAGAGGGTTACAATTCCAACGCAGTTATCGCTATCGCTGTCCGTAAAATCTATACTTCCAAGCCACTGCTCAAATCCTTCGTCTTGGGGAATACACAAATCGGTCCCGCTTATGTCAAGAAACTCAAGCCTACCATTCATAACAGACAGCGGAATTTCTCCACTCAAATCTGGATTGTCCGACAGATCAAGCTCCTCAAGAACCGAAAGGGCCCATATCGCTTCCGTGGTATATCCTCTTAACCCAACCCCTGACAGATCAAGTCCGCTTATCCTGTCGTTTCCATTTACTTCAACCTCACTCCAGCCTGAATAATCGAAAACCGCATCGTCTTCTGTAAACCAGTCCGTAAGCACGGAAACTCCGTTAACCTCTTTTATCTTTCTAAGCGCCGCTCTGTCCACTTTTTTTCCGAGTTCGTCGGGAATCGTTCCCCATAAGTCTCCCTTGTTGCCCCATAAAGCAAGTTCTTCAAGTGATTCAAGGGCTCTAAGCTGTGCCACGGGAATAGCTCCCTCAAGCTTGTTATTGTTCATGTAGAGAACCTTAAGCTTCCCAAGCTCCCCTATATCCCCGTTGATCCCTCCCTCAAGGTTGTTGTCTTCAAGTATAAGCCCCGTTACCCTGCCCTCCAAGTCAGCAATAACTCCGTACCAAGTGGTAACTGGCGCCCCGGTGACCCAGTTGTCCTGCCGGGTCCATCTTCCTCCCCCGGCCACGTTGTATATAGCCACAAGTATCCTGCGGTCCAGACTTGGCTCATCGTCGGAATCACCGGTATCAGGAACAGTTGGCGGCGGGCTGTCATTATCAGTTGCAGGCAGATCGTCATCATTGTCTTTGACAGTAACAGAGGCACTATAATAGATTGGAGACACTGAGTAACTCTGCCCACTGCTTGTCACTGTCACCTTGATAACCCCGTCCGGTTCGTCCGTACTGTCATCCATAGTCCTTATGGTGAGGCTGCCTGTGCCCCCGGTGCCGATAGTCACACTCCGTGATCCTGTCTGCCCGCTTCGTGCGAAACTTCCGGACTCTCCAACACTGACCTTTACGGTAATGCTGGCTGTCGGCGCAGGGCTTGCATTCAGAGTGAAAGTTGCCGTTCCTCCCTCCGTTACGGCGGAACCGCCTGAAATGCTTACAGTCGGTACGTCATTATCTTTGACCCTAACGGATGCGGAACCTGGAGATCCCACGCTGTAGCCGTTTCCACCTGCAAGCGTTGCCGTGATGCTGCCGTTCGGCTCGTTCCTGTTGTCGTTCTCCGTCGTTACGGTAAGACTTGCCCTGCCCCCGGTGCCGATAGTCACACTCCGTGATCCTGTCTGCCCGCTTCGTGCGAAACTTCCGGACTCTCCAACACTGACCTTTACGGTAATGCTGGCTGTCGGCGCAGGGCTTGCATTCAGAGTGAAAGTTGCCGTTCCTCCCTCCGTTACGGGGGAGCCGCCTGAAATGCTTACCGAAGGCAAGCTAGGCGTTGGAGGCTTAGGCGGCGGTGCCGTCACATCCTCGGATTCAATAACAACATCAAAGCTTTTGCTGCTTGAGTGCGGGTCCGCTCCGCCTCCCACATTCGTACGCAGACTGCTATGATCAAAACCGTTGGTTCCGCTGCCGTCAGGACCCAGCGCCACGGTCAGCGTTTCGTCATTTTCAGTGTGAGCATCATCGCTCGGAGTCAGAATCAGGGTGGCGGTACTTGCACCCGCACCTTGGAAAATCACTGTCGGCGTTAATGTGTTGGCCCCCGCAAGGGTGACGCCCGTGTTAAGATCTCCGCCGCTTTTTTTGGACAGGCTCTCAAGATCGTCCGTGGTGACGCCAGATCCGGACAGTACCAGCGGTACGTCAATGCGCTCGCCCGCAACCAGATCACGGCCTAAGGTCACCGTAAACTCGGCGTTCTCCTTTGTCCCCGCACCGCCTTCGGCTATGGCCCCGGTATCGCTGCGTGCCAGACTCACCACCGTGGCGTCGTTGTCGTTAATTGTGATTTTGACCCGATTCCCGGTTCCGGCGGTGATACCCGCAGGAAGAGGACTGCCAAGCTCCAAAACCACCGTCTCAGTCGGCTCGTCATTGCTGTCATCAGTTACTTTAAACGTTGCTGTGCCGCTTTTGGTGTTGCTTTCAATGCTGACTGAGTTTGCTACCGTATAATCTCCCGACTGTGCTGTGGTTTGGCTGCTGTTTGTCCGTATTGGAATACTCAGTGCGCTGCTCGAGGTGTTACTGTTTCCCAGCGTGGCGGTGATGGTAATCGGCCCGCCCCCTTCGGTCTGGTTGACTGCCCCGGTTTGCTGTCCACCCTGTGCGCGGATATTCAGGTTCACCGGATTGATCAGTTCGAATTTCATCCTTGCCACAGGAGCGGTCGCACCTGAAAATTTGCCCTTCCCCTTAATGCTGGTGATTACCTGGTAAGGGTCGGATGGGAGATTGTTCAGAGTATATTCAGTCCCTTGCTCCGTGCCCGCGTCGTAGGGATAAAGATCCACCGTTCTGGAGGGAATGTAGTTCCCCTGGCTGTCAAGAAGAGAATAACTCGAGAGTCCTACGAACCAGTCCGGAGAGAGATCAAGCATAGTTAAACCAGTAAACAGGGGCGCTTCCTTGCATACTTTGATTTGTATGCTGAGTGTTTCCTCCCCGCCGGGATAACGACCTGGCGGAAAGGAACCCCACAGCGCCATGTTGCCGCCTGTAAAAGCGTCAATGAATTCATTAGTAAGGGCAAAGGTTTCGCCTTCTTCAGCCACAGCTTCCACAGCCAAGCTTGCCATGGATCCCGGGTTCCAGAATTTCACCTGGCTGCTATGCGTGCCCCAGACCACCTGAGTGAATCGCACATGAGGGCTTGGAAGACTCACTGGTGAGCTTTTTTTATTGAAATTGCCCTGGAAAGTGAATTT is a genomic window containing:
- a CDS encoding spondin domain-containing protein, with amino-acid sequence MPGSEPRGSWFSRFLRIALGFVLAVIVLGAETEAVYALCDNDPVYYKFTFQGNFNKKSSPVSLPSPHVRFTQVVWGTHSSQVKFWNPGSMASLAVEAVAEEGETFALTNEFIDAFTGGNMALWGSFPPGRYPGGEETLSIQIKVCKEAPLFTGLTMLDLSPDWFVGLSSYSLLDSQGNYIPSRTVDLYPYDAGTEQGTEYTLNNLPSDPYQVITSIKGKGKFSGATAPVARMKFELINPVNLNIRAQGGQQTGAVNQTEGGGPITITATLGNSNTSSSALSIPIRTNSSQTTAQSGDYTVANSVSIESNTKSGTATFKVTDDSNDEPTETVVLELGSPLPAGITAGTGNRVKITINDNDATVVSLARSDTGAIAEGGAGTKENAEFTVTLGRDLVAGERIDVPLVLSGSGVTTDDLESLSKKSGGDLNTGVTLAGANTLTPTVIFQGAGASTATLILTPSDDAHTENDETLTVALGPDGSGTNGFDHSSLRTNVGGGADPHSSSKSFDVVIESEDVTAPPPKPPTPSLPSVSISGGSPVTEGGTATFTLNASPAPTASITVKVSVGESGSFARSGQTGSRSVTIGTGGRASLTVTTENDNRNEPNGSITATLAGGNGYSVGSPGSASVRVKDNDVPTVSISGGSAVTEGGTATFTLNASPAPTASITVKVSVGESGSFARSGQTGSRSVTIGTGGTGSLTIRTMDDSTDEPDGVIKVTVTSSGQSYSVSPIYYSASVTVKDNDDDLPATDNDSPPPTVPDTGDSDDEPSLDRRILVAIYNVAGGGRWTRQDNWVTGAPVTTWYGVIADLEGRVTGLILEDNNLEGGINGDIGELGKLKVLYMNNNKLEGAIPVAQLRALESLEELALWGNKGDLWGTIPDELGKKVDRAALRKIKEVNGVSVLTDWFTEDDAVFDYSGWSEVEVNGNDRISGLDLSGVGLRGYTTEAIWALSVLEELDLSDNPDLSGEIPLSVMNGRLEFLDISGTDLCIPQDEGFEQWLGSIDFTDSDSDNCVGIVTLLTSEPVPVQRSEPAQGESGGGCFVASGSGLNNGIPEFALTFFVLLLIFLAGRRGAQHRKNHGNAC
- a CDS encoding peroxidase family protein, whose protein sequence is MSSCGSGGNGNESGRTEYRTIDGSGNNLRSPQMNKAGAQFVRLARPAYADGISSFAGPRRPNPRNISNIVHSQEELISNPDSTTNFMWLWGQFIDHDVTFTDDFRNDPANIKIPNGDEIFDPQGTGTAEIFFNRSVHDPDTGTAIDNPRQQINAVTGWIDASTVYGSDTIRANALRTNDGTGKLKTSDGNFLPYNEQQFRNSRFQFSTFFLAGDERANENIGILSIQTLFMREHNRFAEEIASQNPDLSGEEIYQRTRRIIGAQIQAITYNEFLPRLLGPDALPPYSGYDDSTPSGIANVFTSAAFRVGHTFLDPEIPLVDAQGNETRAVALKDAFFKPEIVEDEGIDSILRGFATSKHQRVDAFIVDDVRNFLFIDIFPTGAPSLQGLDLVTLNIHRGRDHGLPSYNDMREELGLERKESFSYITSDPDVERRLREAYGTSEDGTDNTDNMDIWSAGIVEDRYGKSMLGELFHTIISHQFRVLRDGDRFWYQRTLSPEELKEVRETKLADIIRRNTEIGEEIGDDVFVIE